The following proteins are co-located in the Lacticaseibacillus paracasei subsp. paracasei genome:
- the deoD gene encoding purine-nucleoside phosphorylase, with the protein MSTHIDAPKGAIADVVLLPGDPLRAQYIAENFLDNAQRYNTVRNAFGFTGTFEGRRVSVQATGMGIPSISIYVNELIQDYGVKTLIRVGTAGGMGENVKVRDVVLAQGSSTDSSIILNTFGAGLYFAPLADFNLLREAANLADTSAIRYHVGNVLGEDRFYNDEMDRQKLIDYEVLATEMETPALYLLAAKYHVHALSILTVSNHLVTGEETSAQERQTSFNDMIGLALGVAKTVPDR; encoded by the coding sequence ATGAGCACACATATTGATGCCCCAAAAGGAGCCATTGCCGACGTCGTCTTATTGCCAGGTGATCCATTGCGAGCACAGTACATCGCGGAAAACTTTCTGGACAATGCCCAACGTTACAACACGGTGCGGAATGCATTTGGATTCACCGGCACGTTTGAAGGCCGGCGCGTGTCGGTTCAAGCGACCGGGATGGGCATTCCTTCGATCTCAATTTATGTTAATGAATTGATTCAAGACTATGGGGTTAAAACGCTCATTCGCGTTGGCACAGCTGGCGGCATGGGCGAAAATGTCAAAGTTCGCGATGTTGTGCTGGCCCAAGGATCTTCGACTGATAGCAGCATTATCTTGAATACGTTTGGCGCCGGGCTTTATTTTGCCCCACTAGCCGACTTCAACCTTCTTCGTGAGGCGGCAAACTTGGCAGATACTAGTGCAATTCGCTATCATGTTGGTAACGTGCTTGGCGAGGATCGCTTTTATAACGATGAGATGGATCGTCAAAAACTCATTGATTATGAAGTGCTGGCGACTGAGATGGAAACGCCGGCACTTTATCTACTTGCGGCTAAGTACCATGTGCACGCGTTATCGATCCTCACGGTTTCAAATCACTTGGTTACAGGTGAAGAAACCTCAGCCCAAGAGCGACAGACCAGCTTTAATGACATGATCGGTCTGGCACTCGGTGTTGCCAAAACAGTTCCTGATCGTTAG